The bacterium genomic sequence TCATCGAGGCCGCCCGATCGAAACCGCGGACGCGTGGATTGCGGCCGCGGCTGTTCAATATCAAATTCCGTTGCTTACCGGTGACCGGAATTTTTCCGCCGTCGCCGTCGAAGGTCTGAAAGTGATTTTGTTTGAGATGAAGTAACGGCGATTCTTTTCCCCCCGCGTGCGTCAAACGCGTTTTCGTGGCATAAATACGCGCCGATTTTTCCGGCCACGTTGTGGGGTGAGGGAATGAAATC encodes the following:
- a CDS encoding PIN domain-containing protein, which gives rise to MPRTSVNSGNSRAKDADREIDTSRHERRKLFGSKGCLESASSRHRGRPIETADAWIAAAAVQYQIPLLTGDRNFSAVAVEGLKVILFEMK